Below is a genomic region from Sphingopyxis terrae subsp. terrae NBRC 15098.
TCTCATAGGCGAAGGCGAGGAAGGTCAGCGTCAGGCCGACTACGAACAGGCGATAGGCATAGGCGAGGTAGCGATATTTGCGCCGCGCGAGGACGAGGCCGTTCTGGTAGGTGTCGCGCAGGATCGTTTCATAAAGATCCTCCTCGGTCCGCATCCGTGCCTTGACCGCGTCGATGAACTCATCCTCCTCCATCTGCTCGAACCGGCCGAAAAAGAGGATATTGCTATGATCCTTACCATCGCGAAAGACTGCGGGCGGCGCCTTGCCGACGCGCGGGAGTACCGCCGATATGGCGAGCAGCGCCGAGAGGAAGGAGAAGGTCGCCAGCAGCGCGAGCGGTAGCGCGAAGGCCCCCGCCCCGGCGCGCGCCTGTCCGACCGCGAGGGTGAAGACCACGAAGGTCGCGCCCATCAGGATCGACGCCTTTTGATCGGCCATCTGCGACAATTGCATCGTGATCTGCTGATTGGTGCGCACGAGATGCACCGCGTTGGGCGGAAAGGATATGGCGGGCCGCTCCGGCGCCGCGTCCGATTTTTCGCTGTCCATCCAGCCCCCTCCCTGCCCCTTCAGCTTGCGGCGACCTTCGCCCGGATGGCACGAAGGACCGCGAACGGCAAGATGCTGCCCGATTGCCGCCGCAATCCCTTGCCAAGCGGGACGGGGCGCGGCATGCCCGCCCGCAGTTTTTTCATTATGGGACGCACCCGCATGAGCACCCCCCTCGCCGACCAGATCCACGGCCTGATCGAACCTTTCAACAAGAAGGGCGTCGCCCTGACCGACGCGACGACCTTTGCCGGCGACCTTGAGTGGGACAGCCTGACGGTGATGGATTTCGTCGCCGAGGTCGAGGATACGTTCGACATCATCATCAGCATGAACATGCAGGCCGAGATCGAAACCGTCGGCCAGCTCGTCGCCGCGGTCGAAAAGCTGCAGGGCTGAAAATCTTGTGCTCCCCGGCGAAAGCCGGGGTCAACGCGACGTCGCGCGACCTATCTGGACCCCGGCTTTCGCCGGGGCACACGGAAGAAACGAATATGACCGACCTTTTCTCCAAATTCGACCCGCTCATCGAACAGCGCGCGGCGCTGCTCGCGACCGGCGTGACCGATCCGTTCAGCCTGGTGATGGAGAAAGTGCTCTCGCCCACCGTCGCGATCTGCAACGGGCGCGAGACGATCCTGCTCGGCACCTATAATTATATGGGCATGACCTTCGACGAGGATGTCATCGCCGCGGGCAAGGACGCGCTCGAGAAGTTCGGCAGCGGCACCACCGGCAGCCGCGTCCTCAACGGCACCTATCAGGGGCACAAGGCGTGCGAAGACGCACTGAAGGAATTTTACGCCATGGATCATGCCATGGTGTTCTCGACCGGATACCAGGCGAACCTCGGCATCATTTCGACAATCGCCGGCAAGGGCGACTATGTCATCCTCGACATCGACAGCCACGCGTCGATCTATGACGGATGCAAGATGGGCGACGCCGAAATCGTCGCTTTTCGCCACAACGATGTCGAAGCGCTCGAAAAGCGGCTGAAGCGCCTGCCCGCCGAGGCCGGCAAGCTCGTCGTGCTTGAAGGCGTCTATTCGATGCTCGGCGACGTTGCGCCGCTGAAGGAGATGATCCGCGTCTCCAAGGAAAATGGCGCGATGGTGCTGGTCGACGAGGCGCATTCGATGGGCTTCATCGGCGAACATGGCCGCGGCGTCGCCGAGGCGCAGGGCGTGATCGACGATGTCGACTTCATCATCGGCACCTTTTCGAAGAGCGTCGGCACCGTCGGTGGCTTCTGCGTGTCGAACCACCCGAAGTTCGAGATCTTACGGCTCGTCTGCCGCCCGTACGTCTTCACGGCCTCGCTGCCGCCGAGCGTCGTCGCGACCGCGGCGACGAGCATCCGCAAGCTGATGCACGGGTCGAACAAGCGCGCGCACCTGTGGGAAAATTCGAAGACGCTGCACAAGGGGCTGCGCGATCTCGGCTTCACGCTGGGCACCGAAGAGCCGCAGTCGGCGATCATCGCGGTCATCATGCCCGACCTCGAAAAGGGCGCAATGATGTGGGAAGCGCTGCTCGAAGAAGGCCTCTACGTCAATCTCGCCCGCCCGCCCGCGACCCCCGCGGGCATGACGCTGCTGCGCTGCTCGCTATGTGCTGAACATTCGAGCGAGCAGGTGAGCGAGATCCTCGGCCGCTTCGAGCGCGCGGGCAAGCGCGTGGGGATTATCGGCTGAACCGAGCCGCGCCGCCGACCAGCGGATTCATTTTCGGGGCGAACCGAGCGGAACACCGCGCCGTGCGGTCTTCACCGCTTTGCCCCGGAACGCTTGTTGGATAGAAGATCAGCGTGTTCGAGCGGGATTTGGATCACGACAATGAGAGCCGTCGCGAACGGCTGCGCTTCTGGCTGACCGTCGGGCTGGGCGCGGTGCTGACGGGCGTCGTCGGCGCGCTCATCATGTTGATGAGCCGTGCCAACGACAATTATGACCGCTCGCTGAGCTGGCAGGCGCACAGCCTGGAAGTGATTTCACAGACGCGCAGCCTCGATGCCGCGCTGGCGCGCGCCGAGGCGGCGCTCGGCCGCTTCGCTGTCGGCCTGAAAAAGGAGGACGGTCGCGTCTTTCAGCAGCAGTGGGGGCTGTCGCAGCAATATCTCGCGCTGCTCCGCCGCAACGTCCGCGACAATCCGGAGCAGGCGGCGCTGGTCAAGACACTGACCGCCGAACTCGACCGGCGCGGGACACAGCTCGGCGATGCGGCGCTCAGCGCCAATTACAACCAGACCATTGCTGCGATCTCGAAATATAATGCCGCCGGACACGATGCCGCGCTGCTGCGCATCGACCGGCTGCTGACCGAATTGATCGGCAACGAACGCGCGATCCTTGCCAACCGCAACCAGCTTGCAGCCGCCGACCGCGCCAGCCTGAACCAGGCGATCCTGCTGTTCACCGTGCTCGCCGCCGCCGCCGCCGTGATCGCGATTGCAGCGACCGTCTCACTCGTTCGGGCGCAGAGCGAACGCCGCGCGGCACGGCGCGAACAATTGGCCGAAAGCGACCGCGCGATGCTGCTGGAGGCGGCGGTGAACGAGCGAACGGCCGAGCTGGCCGAAGCGAACAGCGCGCTGCGCAGCGAAATGGCCGAACGCGCCGCCGCCGAGGAGCAGCTTCGCCAGGCGCAGAAGATGGAAGCGGTCGGCCAGTTGACCGGCGGCATTGCGCATGATTTCAACAATATGCTCGCTGTCGTCGTCGGCGGGCTGGAACTTGCGCAGCGGTGGATCGGCGAAGCGCCCGAAAAGGCACAGCGCCACATCGGCAATGCGATGGACGGGGCCAATCGCGCCGCCGACCTGACCCGCCGCCTGCTGGCCTTCGCACGGTCCGAACCCGCACGCCCCGAAATGACGCCGATCGACGCCTGCATCGCGGGCTTTTCGGAATTGATCGGGCGCACGATCGGCGACCGTATCGCGCTGACGCTCGACCTTCAGACCGAAGGGCTCGCCTGCTGGGTCGACAAGCAGCAATTCGAAAATGCGCTGCTCAACCTTGCCGTCAACGCGCGCGACGCGATGGACGGGCACGGGTCGCTGACGATCCGGACGCTGCGCGACGAAAAGGACGACACCGCCGCGCTGGCGGTGGAGGTGATCGATACCGGCTGCGGCATGTCGCCCGAGGTACTCAAGCGCGTGTTCGACCCCTTCTACACCACGAAACCCGCGGGTCAGGGCACGGGCCTGGGGATGAGTCAGGTCTTTGCCTTTTGTCGCCAGTCGGGCGGCGAGGTGCAGATTCATTCGGTCGAGGGCGAAGGCACGCGCGTTGCGATGCTGCTGCCCGTCGCAAAGCCGCATGCCGAAGCGGCGGCGCCCGCGGGCGGTTCCGATGCCGCGGTGAGCGAACCGCCGACGGACGCGATGCGCATTCTGGTGGTCGAGGATGACGAGCGCGTCCTGGCCGCCACCGTCGACGCCGTAACCGAGCTTGGTCATCAAGCGATCGCCTGCGACGATCCGCGCGCCGCCGCCGGGCTGGTCGAAGCGCATGGCGGGTTCGACCTGATCCTCAGCGACGTGCTGATGCCCGGCCTGACCGGTCCCGAAATGGTCGCAGAACTGAAGGAACGCTGGCCCGATCTGTCGGTGCTGTTCGTCACCGGCTACGCCGGCGATGCCAGCGAGTTCGAAAGCTTTGGCGACCATGACGTGCTGCGCAAGCCCTTTACGCTGAACGCGCTCGAACAGGCGATCCGCCGCTGCGGCGATGCGCCCGCACCGGAGCGCATCGCTTCCTAGCGGATTGCGCCGCTCTTCACGAGGCGCGGCACCAGCGTCAGCGCAGCGACGAGCGGCCAGCGGCGCTGCCACGGCTTGATCTCTATCTTGGTGCCCGCATGGCGGTTGATCTTCCAGGCGAGATAATCGATCCCGCCGGCATAGGTCAGGCTGGCCTTGGCGAGCCGCACGATGCTGAGCAGCTTGCCCTCGATCCGCCGCCGCACCCAGCCGCCACCGGTAGAACCGACCGGGATTGCCGCCATCGCCGGCAGGCTGAAGCGGTCGTAGCGCGCGGCGTCGGCATCGACGACCGACTGCGCCCGGCCGCTGCGTTCGGCGCGCAATTCGACCGAATAGGTCAACGAAAAGGCGCGCCGCCACCAATCGAGCGGCGCCTCGCCATCGACCGATCCCGCCGCCGCGAGCAATGTCGGCGCGGCGCGTGCCACCGCCGATACCGCGCGGTCCCGCGCGGTATCGTCGACGGCCCAGACGAGCCGCGACGGCTGAGCAAAGCGCGCCCAGACCGATACGTTGCGCGTTTCAGGGCCGTTCAGGCGGTGAAAATCGCTTTCGCTGAGCACCGCATATTTGGCGATCAGCCCCTCATGCTCGAACGGAAAGACGTTTGGCGGGATAAGCCGGTTGGCGGCCGCGAGCCAGCGCTTCGGATAGGCATCGCCATAGTCCGAAACGATCAGATAGAAATCGAGCATCAGCCCGTCGAGTTCGCTTTCGCGCAGGCAGCTGCCGTAAAAGAGTACCGCGCGGGCGCTGCCCGGGTAGCGGGCCGCGATCGCCGCCGCCATCGCAGCGACGCGCGGATCGACCGGTGTCGAAAGCTCTTCGCGGACGAGATCGGTATGCGCCGACATGCGAGCGCTCAGGCGGCGAGGCGCAGGAAGGGTACCGGCTGGGTCGAGGTCAGGATGATCGGCCGGCCGTGCTTTGCCTCGAAAATCTCGCCGTCGAGGATCACGTTCGAGCGTTCGCCCTCGATACGGATCTCATCACCCTGTTCGAAATGGACCCCGGCGAGCTGATGCTGGCCGAGGGTCCCTCGCCAAGTGGCCCCGAGCATGCGGAACAGCGCGCCGACGCTGCGGTCGACCGCGAGCAATTTCATCCGCCCGTCGCCGCCGTGCGTATCGCTGGTGCGGATACTCAGCAGCAGCTTTTCCAGTGTCGTGACGATGAGCAGCGAGAATTTGCCCTTGAGCTGGCCCTGTCGGATCAGCGACACGGTCAGCGGCTCGGGCTTCGGCGGCAGGCGCCCGCCGCCAATGCCGAAGATGATCGCGAAAAGCCCAAGAATCGCGGCGAGCACATGCGACAGGCCGTTGGGCAGGCCGAGCGGATAGATGCGATTGCGGCAATAGAGCATCACGTCGGCCAGATAGGCACCACCCAGGAACATGCCGAGCACGGGGCGATTGCCGCCGCTGTCGAGCGCGATGAGCTGCCGTTCAATGACATGATCCTCGAGCCGGCCATTCGACACGAGTTCGACGACGCGCTCGAGCGCCTTGATCGGATCGCCTTCGGCGCCCAGATCGAGCGCGATCAGGTTGGTCTTGCCGTTCGGCAGCACCGCGACGGGCGGCGGCGAACCGCCGAAATGGCCCCCCGAATAAAGTTCGGTCAGCGCGGCCTGAACGGTGCCGTCACCGCCGTTGATCGCGACGATGCGCGGGCTGACCATCGCGATCGTACGAATCGCTTCACCGATCTGGTCGACATCCTCGACCTCGTAATGAAAAATGTCGGGGTGCGCCGCGCAATATTCCCGAACCCGCGGCAACAGGGCACGATTCCCCGTTGAGCGCGGATTGGAAAGAAGGGCGACGCTTGCCATCGAACCCCTACATATATTTCATGTTGATCGAGATCGTCTTCGGCGCGTTGCCAACATCGAACCCCGTCTTCTTGTAGCTCGGCTTGCCGAGATTGAAGATGTTGATGCTCGGGTTGTTCGACATGCCGCCGCCGTCCGAGGTCAGATCGGTCTTGCCGTTGCCGTTGACGTCGTGGCGCACCGCAATGCCATAGTGGCCCGCTTCGGGCAGCGGCACGCAAACGGTCATCGACCCGGCCTGTGCCGGCACTTCGACACGGGTGATCCAGCGCCCCTTGGCGAGCCATTCGGACGCTGTGGCACGATAGCTTTGCACACGAATCTTGCCCGTCCCGGCCTTCACGCCGTTGATGTGGACGAGGGTGGACGGACCGCTCCGGCATTTCGACAGGTCGTTGGTGATAACCTGTCCCTCTGCGTTTGCTGCCACGGATACGGCGAGCAGAGCCACGCAGAGCGACGCCGAGATAAATTTCGACATGACGCATTAGCTCCCAGTGGTTATAGCCACGCCAGCACCGAGCCGACATGGGTCCCTGTTGCCCTTGAATCCGGATATCGGAACCATTTGCGGCCAAATCATGGTGATGGGGCGACGAAAGATTGAATAGACTGCCCGCCATCGACCGTTACATCGCGCGGCTCATCTTCTTTCCCATGCTCGGTACGCTGGTCCTTTCGGCCATGCTGCTGGTGCTGGAAAAGATGCTGCGCCTGTTCGATTTCGTCGCGACCGAAGGCGGGCCGGTGAGCGTCGTGTGGCGGATGCTCGCCAATCTTATCCCAGAATATCTGTCGCTTGGCATCCCGATCGGGCTGATGCTCGGCATCCTGCTCGCCTTCCGCCGGCTCGCGACATCGAGCGAGCTCGACGTGCTGCGCGGGGTGGGGATGAGCTTCGGACGGCTGATGCGCATGCCCTATGCCTTTGCCTTCGCGCTGGCGCTGCTCAACCTCGCGATCGTCGGCTTTATCCAGCCCTATGCGCGCTACGCATATGAAGGGCTGCGCTTCGAATTGCGGTCGGGCGCGCTCGGCGCGTCGATCAAGGTCGGCGAATTCACCAAATTGGGCAGCCGGATGACGCTGCGCATCGAGCAGAGCTATAACGAGGGGCGCAATCTGCGCGGCATCTTCGTGCGCGGCGAGAACAAGGACGGGCAAAGCGTTTCGGCAACCGCCGCCGAGGGACAGTTTCTTGCCACCGACGATCCCGACACGATCATCCTGCGCCTGACGCGCGGCGTGCTGATCCATGAATCGCCGAAATTCGCGGTGCCGCGGGTCTTGACCTTCGACAGTCACGACCTGCCGATTCCGCTACCCAAGATCGAGGCGTTCCGCACCCGCGGCGGCGCCGATCGCGAACTGACGATCCCCGAATTGCTCGTCGTCGGTCACGACCAGGCCGAACCGCTGGCGACGCGGCTCGAATCGCGCGCGAATTTCCACTTCCGGATCGTCGAAGTGGTGTCGATGTTCTTCATCCCGCTGATGGCGATCGCGCTGGCAATTCCGCCCAAGCGATCGACAAGTTCGCTGGGCGTCTTCCTGTCGATCGTGCTGCTCGTCACCCAGCACAAGATCAACGAATATGCCGAAGCGCTGGGCGCGCGCGGTGCGGTCGATCCGCTGCTGGCGCTGTGGATTCCGCTGCTGCTGTTCGGCGCGCTTGCGGTGTGGATGTATTATACGGTGGCGCATGTCCCCGGCGGCCAACCAATCGGCGCGCTCGAGCGCGTCGCGGCCAAGGCCGGGCAGAAAGTCCGCGCCTTCATCCGCCTGTTCCAGCGCAAGCAGCAGCATATCTGACGATGAACCAGCTCCATTTCTTTCCGTCGCGAACCATGGCGCTCTATGTCGGGCGGCTGTTTCTGGTGCGCAGCTTCGCGATCCTGTTCGCGCTCGTGCTCGTACTCCAGACGCTCGACCTTCTCGGCGAGAGCGGCAAGATCCTGTCGGTCGCAGGCAACAGCGACAGCGACGTGTGGCGCTATGTCGGGCTGCGCCTGCCGCAGATCATCGAGACCTTTCTGCCCTTCTCCGTCCTGCTCGGGACGATCTTGACGCTGATCACGCTCAACCAGAACAGCGAGGTCATCGCGATGAAGGCGTCGGGCATGTCGGCGCATCAGGTGCTGGCGCCGCTGTTCCTTGCCGCGCTGTTCGTTGCCGCGATCAGCTTCGGCTTCAACGAAAGGATCGTGACGCGCGCGACCGCGGCGCTCGCCGCCTGGCAGAAGGTCGAATATGCGCAGATTCCGAAAGACACCGGGATTCGGTCGAACATATGGGTTCGCGACGGCAACAATCTGATCAACGCCGCGACCGTCAGCGGTACCGGAACAGCGATCACGCTGCACGGCGTGCGCATCTATGAACGGTCGGGGGGCGTATTGTCCTCGATACTTTCGGGCGACAGCGCGCGGCCGGTCGCGGGTGGGTGGGAACTCACCAACGCCAAGCGCTTCCTGCGCCGCGCCGGTATCGTCCAGCCGCTCGGCACCATCGTCGCCGCGCCGGGCGTGCGTCCCGACCAGTTCACCCTGGCGCAGGTCGACGGCGATCAACTGCCCTTCACCGAGCTCAAGGCGGCAATCGGCGATCTCGAGGCAGCGGGGCGACCCGTCGATGCGCTGAAAGGCGTGTTGTGGCACAAGATTTCGGGGCCGCTGTCGGCGGTCCTGATGCCGCTACTCGGCGCCGTCGCGGCATTCGGCCTGGCGCGATCGGGCAAGCTGTTCGTGCGTGCAATCATCGGCATGGCGCTGGGCTTCGCCTATTTCGTCGCCGACAATTTCGCGCTCGCGATGGGCGACCTCGGCGCCTATTCCCCCTTCCTCGCCGCATGGGGGCCGTTCATCCTGTTCGCGCTGATCGGCGAGATGATCCTGATCCGGACCGAGGAATAGCGTCCGGACTCCGGGCGCATAGCCGCCGCCCCCCAAGCACCGCCCCGTTTCGGGCCCGGTCCAAATGTTTCGACGGGCAGGCCGAAGCCTCTCTCCCCACCCGGAGGCCGGCAGCGCCCAAAAGAAAAGGGGCCGCTTTCGCGGCCCCTTCGATTGGTTCGAGAGTCGAAGGATCAGTCCTTCAGGAAGTCGGGCACATGGCCCTGATCTTCCGGACCGTCTTCGCTGCGCTCGCGACGCGGGCCGCGGTCGCCGCCATCGCGGCGGGGGCCGCGATCGCGGCCGCCACGGCCACGGTCGCCGCGATCGCCGCCGTCACGGCGCGGACCACGATCACCGCGCGGTTCGCGGGGTTCGCGCGCCGGACGCGTGTCTTCCAGTTCCTCGCCGGTTTCCTGATCGACGACGCGCATCGACAGGCGGACCTTGCCGCGCGGATCGATCTCGAGGACCTTGACCTTGACTTCCTGGCCTTCGGACAGAACGTCGGCGACCTTTTCGACGCGTTCGTTCTTGATTTCCGACACGTGGACGAGGCCGTCCTTGCCGCCCATGAAGTTCACGAATGCACCGAAATCGACGAGGTTCACGACCTTACCGTTGTAGATCTTGCCGACTTCGGCTTCTTCGACGATGCCGAGGATCCACGCCTTGGCGGCTTCGATCTGCGCGGTATCCGACGAGGCGATCTTGATCGTGCCTTCGTCGTCGATGTCCACCTTGGCGCCGGTCGTCGCGACGATTTCGCGGATGACCTTGCCGCCGGTGCCGATGACGTCACGGATCTTCGACTTGTCGATCGTGATCGTTTCGATACGCGGCGCATGCGCCGACAATTCGCTACGGGCTTCGCCGAGCGCCTTGTTCATTTCGCCGAGGATGTGCGCACGGCCTTCCTTGGCCTGCGCCAGCGCCTTTTCGAAGATTTCCTTGGTGATGCCGGCAATCTTGATGTCCATCTGCATCGTGGTGATGCCTTCGGACGTGCCCGCCACCTTGAAGTCCATGTCGCCGAGGTGATCTTCGTCACCCAGAATGTCCGACAGGATTGCGAAATCCTGGCCTTCGAGGATCAGGCCCATCGCGATACCCGACACCGGGCGCGCGATCGGCACGCCGGCATCCATCATCGCGAGGCTGCCGCCGCACACCGACGCCATCGACGACGAACCGTTGGATTCGGTGATGTCGCTGGTAAGACGGATGGTGTAGGGGAAATCTTCCTTCTTCGGCAGCACGGGGTGCAGCGCACGCCACGCCAGCTTGCCGTGGCCGACTTCGCGGCGGCCCGGCGCGCCGAAGCGGCCGACTTCGCCGACCGAATAGGGCGGGAAGTTATAGTGCAGCATGAAGTTCTGATACGACAGGCCGTTGAGGCCGTCGATCATCTGTTCGGCTTCCTTGGTACCCAGCGTGCAGGTCGCGATCGTCTGGGTTTCACCGCGGGTGAACAGCGCCGAACCGTGCGCGCGCGGCAGGAAGTGCGTTTCGGCGACGATCGGACGAATCTGCGTCGTCGTGCGGCCGTCGATGCGCTTGCCGTCCTTCAGGATGGCGGTGCGGACGATTTCGGCTTCCAGCTTCTTGGTCAGCTTGATGCCGGCCATGACTTCCTGCGGGCTGAGGCCGTCGGCTGCAAACTGTTCCTTCGCCTTCGCGCGCGCTTCGTTGAGCGCGTTCGAACGGGCCGACTTGTCGGTCAGCTTGTAGGCGGCGGCGATGTCCTTGCCGATCAGCTTCTTAAGCTTGTCCTTGATCGCGGCATTGTCGTCCGACGATGCGATTTCCCAAGGTTCCTTGGCAGCCTGTTCGGCAAGCTTGATGATCGCCTTGACGACTTCACGGCACGCATCGTGCGCGAACATCACGGCGCCGAGCATGATCTCTTCCGACAGCTCGTTCGCTTCGGATTCGACCATCATCACCGCGTCGTGCGTCGCGGCGACGACGAGGTCGAGGTCGCCTTCGGCAACCTGTTCGTCGGTCGGATTGAGGATATATTCGCCGTCGAGATAGCCGACGCGCGCAGCGCCGATCGGACCCATGAAGGGGACGCCCGAAATGGTGAGCGCGGCCGAGGCCGCGACCATCGCGAGGATGTCGGGTTCATTGTGGCCGTCATAGCTCAGCACCTGAGCGATGGCATTGATCTCGTTGTAGAAGCCTTCGGGGAACAGCGGGCGGATCGGACGGTCGATCAGACGGCTGACCAGCGTTTCCTTTTCGGTCGCACCGCGTTCTCGCTTGAAGAAGCCGCCGGGGATGCGCCCCGCGGCCGAATATTTTTCCTGATAATGGACGGTCAGGGGGAAGAAGTCCTGCCCTTCCTTCACCGACTTGGCAGCGGTCACGGCGCACAGAACGACCGTTTCGCCCAGTGTCGCCATCACGGCGCCGTCGGCCTGACGGGCAACCTTGCCCGTTTCGAGAGTCAGCGTTTCACCGCCCCACTCGATCGATACTTTTTTCACGTCAAACATGGAATTTCCTTCGCCCGCCGGGCCCTATGCCGGGCGGGGCCTCTGTTCCGGGCAATCCGGCCCGGGCGGGTCGGGGCGTCTGTCTGCCCCTGGTTTTCGGAAGCCGGCGCCGGATTGCGGCGGCTCCTCTCCACGCCGCTCTTGCGAACGGCAAAAATGAAAGCGGCCCCGAACCCGGAGCCGCCCTCATGGTCTTACTTGCGAAGACCCAGCTTCGCGATCAGGTCGGTGTAGCGTCCCTCGTCCTTCTTCTTGAGATAGTCGAGGAGGCTGCGGCGCTTGTTGACCATCATCAGCAGCCCGCGACGGCTGTGATTGTCCTTGGCGTGCGACTTGAAATGGCCGGTCAGCGTGTTGATGCGGTCGGTCAGGATCGCGACCTGCACTTCGGGCGAACCCGTATCACCCTTTTCGCGGGCATGTTCCTTGATGAGTTCGGCCTTGCGTTCGGCGGTAATCGACATGTGTTTCTTCCTTCGAACATCCTGTTACAGATTGAAGCCCCGCACGACCTTCAGCGTTCCCGCCAAAGCCTCTATCAATGCCACGGGCCGATCGTCGGCGTCGCGTCCCCAATAGAGCCCGTCCTGCGTGCTTCCCCCGGTCCAGACACGACCCTGACGGATCGCCCCTGCCGCTTCCGGGGAAAGGTCCAGAGCCGGGATGCCGACCAGCCCTGCCTCCAGCGGCAGAAATATCTCTGATTGGGCGGCCCCTTGGCCGAAAGCGTTCAATTTGTCCAGCGAAATCGCCTGATCGAGCGCGAACGGCCCTGCCTTCGTCCGGCGCAACATGGTGACATGCCCGACCGTCCCGACCGCCCGCGCAATGTCGCGCGCGAGGCTGCGGATATAGGTACCCTTCGAAACATGCGCCGTGAGCGTGATGGAATCGAGCCGCTCCGCCTCTCCACTTTCGTCACCCCGGACTTGATCCGGGGTCCATTCGGCGCCCTCGGCAACATATGCCTCAGCAAGTCCGGAATGACGAAGAGAGTGGATCATCACCGCCCGCGCCTTCATCTCGACCGTTTCGCCGGCGCGCGCGCGGTCATAGGCGCGCTCGCCGTCGATCTTGATCGCCGAATAGGCGGGCGGCACCTGTTCCATCGCGCCGGTAAAGCGCGGCAGAACCGCAGCAATTTCCGAAAGCCGCGGCCGCACGTCGCTGGTCGCAACGACGTCGCCCTCCGCGTCGAGCCCGGCGGTCTCGGTCCCGAACTCGATCGTGAAATCATAGACCTTGCTCGCGTCGAGCATGCGCCCGCACAGCTTCGTCGCCTCGCCGATCGCGATCGGCAGCACGCCCGAGGCAAGCGGGTCGAGCGTCCCGCCATGGCCGACCTTGACCTTGCCCAGCCCGGCTTCGCGGCACACGCGCTTGACTGCGGCAACCGCCTGCGTCGAGCCGAGCCCGACGGGCTTGTCCATTATGATCCATCCGTTCATCGCCGCGCGGGCTAGGCCGCGCGGGCGATGCTTGTCAATTCGACCGGGATCGATTCGATCGGGCTCAATTCGACTTGGCGGCGTCCGCTGCGGCCTTGGCGGCTTTCTCCGCCTCGCGCGCTGCCTTGCGCTCTTCCTTGGTCGGCGGCGGCGCCGATGTCACGAAAGACGAAATCGCGCAGCGTTCACCGCGCACCAGAAGCGACGCGAACTTGTCGAGCCGCGAGGTTCCGCGCGTGTCGACGCCGATCGCCTGCGCAAAATCGATGTCGCGGCACGGACCGAAGAAGGTGGCATAATACCAGTCGCGGCGGCTGTCCTGAATCCACACGCCATCCTCGCCATCGGCCTGAAAGGTGCGGATCGTCGCGTTGCTGGGAAAGCTGATGCCGGTTTCGACGCCCAGCGCGCGCGATTCCTGCGGTGCCCCTTCGGCCGCCGCAGTTGCCGAAAGGGGAAGCAAGGCGGCGGCCAGGGAGAGTGCGAATAATCTGTTCATAACGAACCTTTCCAGATGGAGGCCCATCCCGGCACACGGCATAGCGGGTCGATGCTGAACCGGCGCTGACCCGCTTGCCACGCTCCCACCAACTTCAGCTTCCTGTGCGCCATTCATCGGCGAGCAGCGACCACAGGCCGGTGTCGCGGACAAAGCCGGTCCAGGTGATCCGCTCGGCGCGCAGCACCCCTTCCTTGGTGCAGCCGAGCTTGGTGACGGCCGCCTGGCTGCGCTTGTTGCGCTCGTCGATGCGAAATTCGATGCGGCGAATGCCGACGGCATAGGCATGGTCGAGCATCAATCGTTTGACGCGGCCATTGAGGCCAGTCCCGCGCGCGGCGGGCTCGATATAGCTGTTGCCGATCTCCACCGTCTGCGCCGATACATCGGGACGCAGATAAGCGGTCATGCCGACCAGC
It encodes:
- a CDS encoding GNAT family N-acetyltransferase — encoded protein: MLDQLYVELTDGDLRLVKLAEPHREALRAACAADTDIWPIYSSSFDPDHFDASFDALIGHESRMPYAIVDGDRLVGMTAYLRPDVSAQTVEIGNSYIEPAARGTGLNGRVKRLMLDHAYAVGIRRIEFRIDERNKRSQAAVTKLGCTKEGVLRAERITWTGFVRDTGLWSLLADEWRTGS
- a CDS encoding DUF6491 family protein; the encoded protein is MNRLFALSLAAALLPLSATAAAEGAPQESRALGVETGISFPSNATIRTFQADGEDGVWIQDSRRDWYYATFFGPCRDIDFAQAIGVDTRGTSRLDKFASLLVRGERCAISSFVTSAPPPTKEERKAAREAEKAAKAAADAAKSN